The Argentina anserina chromosome 3, drPotAnse1.1, whole genome shotgun sequence genome includes a region encoding these proteins:
- the LOC126788566 gene encoding 60S ribosomal protein L12 has protein sequence MPPKFDPSQVVEVYVRVTGGEVGAASSLAPKIGPLGLSPKKIGEDIAKETAKDWKGLRVTVKLTVQNRQAKVSVVPSAAALVIKALKEPERDRKKTKNIKHNGNISLDDVIEIAKIMKTRSMAKDLSGTIKEILGTCVSVGCTVDGKDPKDLQQEITDGDVEVPLD, from the coding sequence ATGCCGCCGAAGTTCGATCCCTCCCAGGTCGTCGAGGTCTACGTCCGCGTCACCGGAGGAGAGGTTGGCGCCGCCAGTTCCCTCGCCCCCAAGATCGGCCCCCTCGGTCTCTCCCCGAAGAAGATCGGTGAAGACATCGCCAAGGAGACCGCCAAGGACTGGAAGGGCCTCCGCGTCACCGTCAAGCTCACCGTCCAGAACCGTCAGGCCAAGGTCTCCGTCGTCCCCTCCGCCGCCGCGCTCGTCATCAAGGCCCTCAAGGAGCCCGAGCGCGACCGCAAGAAGACCAAGAACATCAAGCACAACGGCAACATCAGCCTCGATGACGTCATCGAGATTGCGAAGATCATGAAGACCAGGTCGATGGCCAAGGACCTGAGCGGCACTATCAAGGAGATCCTCGGGACCTGCGTCTCGGTTGGGTGCACCGTTGACGGGAAGGACCCCAAGGACTTGCAGCAGGAGATCACCGACGGCGACGTGGAGGTCCCACTCGACTGA
- the LOC126788559 gene encoding vacuolar fusion protein MON1 homolog, with product MTSESSSGDEASDPTTKPPEDQLAALALSDADGQENGVVYETPLGDNHSEIEETPALTNSSDPAEESSNGVGRDGGGGGGGGIVWAGTNSEVEVEAPESPSSSGYAGGRGSSSASSDGSGIDEIAEMRDEEVVDGVSDSQTPWVPGKRHVDEDDASISWRKRKKHFFILSNSGKPIYSRHGDEHKLAGFSATLQAIISFVENGGDRVKLVRAGKHQVVFLVKGPIYLVCISCTEEPYESLRMQLELIYGQLLLILTKSVNRCFEKNPKFDMTPLLGGTDIVFSSLIHSFSWNPATFLHAYTCLPLAYATRQAAGTILQDVADSGVLFAILMCRHKVISLVGAQKASLHPDDMLLLSNFVMASESFKTSESFSPICLPRYNPMAFLYAYVHYFDADTYLMLLTTSSEAFYHLKDCRIRIEMVLLKSSVLSEIQRSMLDGGMRVEELPLDPLPRSGSFTPHLGHHTLPTDSPDRFREPYDGVGGPAGLWHFVYRSIFLDQYVSSEFSAPISSPRQQKRLYRAYQKLYSSMHERGIGPHKTQFRRDENYVLLCWVTQDFELYAAFDPLADKALAIKTCNRVCQWVKDVENEIFLLGASPFSW from the exons ATGACCTCCGAGTCCAGCTCCGGCGACGAAGCCTCCGACCCAACCACTAAGCCCCCGGAGGACCAACTCGCCGCCCTTGCGTTGTCGGACGCCGATGGCCAGGAGAACGGCGTCGTCTACGAAACGCCGCTCGGCGACAATCACAGTGAGATCGAGGAGACGCCGGCGCTGACCAATTCTTCGGATCCGGCGGAGGAATCGAGCAACGGCGTCGGGCGtgatggaggaggaggaggtggtggtggtattgTGTGGGCGGGGACGAATTcggaggtggaggtggaggcGCCGGAGAGCCCTAGCAGCAGTGGCTATGCCGGCGGCAGAGGGAGTAGTAGTGCGAGTAGTGATGGCTCCGGGATTGATGAGATTGCGGAAATGAGGGATGAGGAGGTTGTGGATGGTGTTTCGGATTCGCAGACGCCGTGGGTGCCCGGAAAACGGCATGTTGATGAG GATGATGCTTCCATATCATGGAGAAAGAGGAAGAAGCACTTTTTCATACTAAGTAACTCTGGAAAACCGATATATTCTAG ACATGGAGATGAACACAAACTAGCAGGATTTTCAGCAACATTACAAGCTATAATATCCTTTGTCGAGAATGG TGGGGATCGTGTCAAATTGGTTAGGGCTGGGAAGCATCAG GTTGTTTTTCTTGTCAAGGGACCAATTTACCTAGTATGCATCAGCTGCACGGAAGAACCTTATGAATCTTTAAGAATGCAATTGGAACTCATTTATGGTCAG TTGCTGCTTATTCTTACGAAGTCAGTAAATAGATGTTTTGAGAAGAATCCAAAGTTTGATATGACACCTTTGCTGGGAGGAACAGATATTGTCTTCTCTTCCCTCATCCATTCTTTCAGCTG GAATCCTGCCACATTTCTTCACGCATACACTTGTCTTCCACTTGCTTATGCAACAAGACAAGCTGCCGGTACCATATTGCAAGATGTTGCTGATTCCGGGGTTCTCTTCGCAATTTTGATGTGTAGACACAAG GTTATCAGTCTTGTCGGTGCTCAGAAAGCATCTCTTCATCCTGATGACATGCTGTTACTATCGAACTTTGTTATGGCATCAGAATCATTTAA GACATCTGAATCTTTCTCACCAATATGCTTGCCAAGATATAATCCCATGGCATTTTTGTATGCTTATGTCCATTATTTCGAT GCTGACACGTACTTAATGTTGCTTACTACTAGTTCAGAAGCCTTCTATCATCTCAAAGATTGCAG GATTCGTATTGAAATGGTTCTTCTGAAGTCTAGTGTTCTCAGCGAGATTCAGAGATCCATGCTAGATGGTGGGATGCGTGTTGAGGAGTTGCCCCTTGATCCTTTACCTCGATCTGGATCTTTTACTCCTCATTTGGGTCATCATACACTTCCAACAGATTCTCCGGACAGGTTCAGGGAACCCTATGATGGTGTAGGTGGTCCTGCTGGACTTTGGCATTTTGTATATCGTAGTATCTTTTTAGATCAGTATGTGTCGTCTGAGTTCTCAGCACCAATAAGTAGTCCTCGTCAGCAGAAAAG ATTGTATAGAGCCTATCAGAAGCTTTACTCTTCCATGCATGAAAGAGGGATTGGGCCTCACAAAACCCAGTTCAGAAGAGATGAGAATTATG TTTTACTCTGCTGGGTCACCCAGGATTTTGAGCTTTATGCAGCATTTGATCCACTTGCAGACAAG GCATTAGCAATAAAAACTTGCAACCGTGTTTGTCAGTGGGTAAAGGACGTGgaaaatgagatttttttgCTGGGTGCAAGCCCCTTTTCATGGTGA
- the LOC126788564 gene encoding uncharacterized protein LOC126788564, with the protein MAASKSYYARPNYRYLPTDHHHQTLSGDSAFELDESDIYNFARSSSPEYRKPAMSSRVVSSASSKKSSASSKRSSDGGDRSCGTAGSLPVGIPDWSKILRDEYRENRRSDDDDEDVDDGDWTTGSVRVPPHEFLARQMARTRIVSFSVHEGVGRTLKGRDLSRVRNAIWKKTGFED; encoded by the coding sequence ATGGCGGCTAGTAAAAGCTACTACGCAAGGCCCAACTACCGGTACCTGCCGACCGATCACCACCACCAGACACTCTCCGGCGACTCAGCATTCGAACTCGACGAGTCCGACATCTACAACTTCGCCCGGTCCAGCTCGCCGGAGTACCGCAAGCCGGCGATGAGCTCCCGCGTCGTGTCCTCGGCTTCGTCGAAGAAGTCCTCCGCCTCGTCCAAGCGGTCATCCGACGGCGGCGACCGGAGCTGCGGTACGGCGGGGTCGCTGCCGGTGGGCATTCCGGACTGGTCCAAGATCCTGAGGGACGAGTACCGGGAAAATCGGAGGAgtgacgacgacgacgaagaCGTGGACGACGGGGATTGGACAACCGGGAGCGTTCGGGTCCCGCCGCACGAGTTTTTGGCGAGGCAGATGGCGAGGACGAGAATCGTGTCGTTCTCGGTGCACGAAGGCGTGGGGAGGACGCTGAAGGGGAGAGATCTGAGCCGGGTCAGAAATGCGATTTGGAAAAAAACCGGGTTCGAAGATTAA